The Capsicum annuum cultivar UCD-10X-F1 chromosome 1, UCD10Xv1.1, whole genome shotgun sequence sequence TTGTTTGGTTCtttgaggagagagagaaaaagaatgtttttttttttctcttccacttcaAATAAATATGCATACAAATAGGAAACTAACTTTCTCTATGTATATAGTTTTAAAAGAATAGAAGATGATGGATGAGCCACTTCTTCCTCTGTTCTCCTGTTCCCAAACACCATACTAGTAAGGGCTGAGAGGAAGAAAATTTGAGTCCCTTCACCTATACATAGAGCTCCTTAGCCATATAATACAATTAACCGCTAAATCtgtatagtattttagtttagtaCGGTTTATTTGATCACTAGCCTATGTTGCTCAGATTCTCTAAAAATATCGACTGTTGCGTGCGTGTGGGATAATCCAAAATTAGTGCATTTTTGGAGTATCTGGCACTTGTTGTGGGGAGTCCAAGTAACTACACAGTTACTAACCATGTGAAGTTTATAGTTTGCACAAAGAACTTGATATTGTATATCCATAATCTCAAACACTTCATTGAAGCATGTATTGGGCTATGCatataaaatcaatttcatcattttaacaaaGCACGACAGGCATAAGATGTGGCAATATACTTAAATGGGTCTAGGGAGGCCTGTCCTCATCCTAAAGTACCAGCATAGAATATCTCACTCTTGGTATAACTTAAGTTGGTGAATTCacaacattccattcatattatGAAGCTTCTTCTCACATTATCAGTTTACTACTACTGCTTTACTAGATCTTCGAAATAAAATGTTTGCTTGGCCTGAATTATCTATACCCTGTTGTTACAGGCAAGAACAATATGAAAAATCTGCTGCAGGAAGAGCAGCACGTGCACAAATGGCAGCTGCTGCCAAGCAAACAACGAATTCGAACCAAGGAGAGCCAGTTCTTAAGGTACTGTCCATGTTACTGATTACTGGTAGCCGTTTTCTCTactatatatttactatttttcaaTTGTATCTACTTTTCATATTAGTTAAAAATAGTACTCAAAAGTATTGGTCCAAATCCTTTCTTTTGAGATTGATGCTTCACATTTCAAGTTTAAATACTCAAAGtctgaaatatatttgaataatacattgagtTTTTATCCGGTTAAAATTATTTGGATGCAGTGGCAGATGGGCTGAGCTTTAGCTCTCTTTGGTTAACTTCTTCCGTTCATTGTAAGTATCATGACTAACCAAATATCTTCCGTTCATTCTTATTTCTTACTCCCTTTGTTCCTTTTTATATGACACTCATTTCTTTTTAATGTGGTCCAAAAAGAATGACAACTTTCTATGTTTGgaaacaatttaactttaaacttcATCTTACTCTTAATGATAACCTTTGTTTTTGGGGTCATCCTTCATATGCTTCAGAATAGTCCATCTTTAAATCAGACAAATCGTAGCCTCCGAACCTTTTCTTCCGGTGAAAGCGTCCCTCATTTCAAGTTTTGGCGAAGACATCTTAGCTATCTCTTCCTCTCTTTTTCGCGACAGATGCTATGAAGTtagtctttgtatgaaaactaCAACACCTTCAATGTATCTTCGTTTAACTCAATTCAAACTAAGACTCTGTGACTGAAATGCGGGATACACCAAGATTTGTTTAACTTTACTAAACATCTTTCAAGCTGTTTTACTTTTGTTATATTCTCACATTTGAATAAAGAGAGCTTTTTCACAGTTTAAGGGTCTGTTTTCATTAGAATTATTTGGAATGCTGCAGTACGTTCTGGGACTGCTTTGTTGCCTATAAATAAATTATGTCTTTATAAATGGTACTTCAATTCATCTATTCAAATCAGCTTATGTTTCCAGACGAGAAAGAACTGAAATATGATTTCTACCTGTTATGAAGCTCAACTTTACTTCAGTAACAAGATTGATCTTGCATTTGTCAGTGGGTAACATATGCTAGTTGGTATCTGGGTCAATCTATTGATGGCAGAGCAGAAATTCCATTCTGGCAATAAATGGGATTCAAACCCAAAAACATGCTTGGCTGCTCCTTAGCAAGTAGGGTCATGTTGGTTGATGACTGAGATTTTCATGAAGTGAACTCTCCTAAGTGTAGAAATACAATAATTTCTTGAAATAACATGTCACGACCTTATACTTCGACTAAGCATACTGCGCGGCACTTGACAACTCGCTTGCGATGCCAAGTCAGCATTTCTGCTCTCAAATCATTAAGAGAACACTAGATAGAAAGACGCGATATTTTCCAAAAGAAAGCGTTTGTTTTACTCATGACTTGGATAATTCCGTGATTGATGATTTACAAATGAATGGTCACCTAGGGTCTAGTGATCTATATAAACGTATACACAAGTGCACTTCTTTTGATACGATATTCTATAAATTCTAAAAGCGGTGCTTATATTATACTTCATCCGTTCCTTATTACTTGTCATAGTTTCtattttgagagtttgtatgaaCTTTGACTAGTATTTTACAATATTGATGTAATCTAATCTAATTGAGCTTGGAAAATTAGTCAAATGGACTAATGAAACGCGAAACATGAGAACTATTTTGGAACGGATGGAGtatgaaaattatgtaaagaAAAGTACTGtaaattacaatagttagcaACTTCAAGTATTTAAAGACCATTGAAAAAATCTGATTGCCTCTCCAAATTCATCTGTGttacataaattgggacaaagaAAGTAGCATATATTGGGCCCATGTGTCTCTTATATCAAGTACAACCATAAAGACATGGATTGACAATGTAGGAGAAAGAGTATTACTCCTACTAAAAGAGTAAAAAGGGTTCGTTTGGTAGTTGGTAAGTTGGTAAGCATTATGCAGGTATTATTAATG is a genomic window containing:
- the LOC107871179 gene encoding uncharacterized protein LOC107871179 encodes the protein MGCLDCFDGGSKREQRREEEQLASEEARARAAEAAQKRQEQYEKSAAGRAARAQMAAAAKQTTNSNQGEPVLKWQMG